A genomic window from Sphingobacterium spiritivorum includes:
- a CDS encoding TetR/AcrR family transcriptional regulator, whose translation MGSKERIQRLKDENRSKILDASLQIVKEEGWHALSMRKIADIIEYTAPMIYEYFANKEAILIELANQGYIMLSVRVKEAKLQESELEKQLEAMWFTYWNFAFEEKELYQLMFGVGTQCCGFEKSFLCVESHGKMISDVIREIMEDQQPSEELICRKYFTFWSVIHGLISINLVNQGNGDTTNQQVLRDAIYGITRSLKD comes from the coding sequence ATGGGTAGCAAAGAACGTATTCAACGCCTCAAAGATGAAAACAGAAGTAAGATTCTGGATGCCTCTCTTCAAATTGTGAAGGAAGAGGGCTGGCATGCATTGAGTATGCGTAAGATAGCGGATATCATTGAATACACTGCTCCCATGATCTATGAGTATTTTGCAAATAAAGAAGCCATACTTATCGAATTGGCCAATCAGGGATATATCATGCTGTCCGTACGCGTCAAAGAGGCGAAATTACAGGAATCAGAACTGGAGAAACAGTTAGAAGCAATGTGGTTTACGTATTGGAACTTTGCCTTCGAAGAGAAGGAACTTTACCAGCTTATGTTTGGTGTAGGTACCCAGTGCTGCGGATTTGAAAAGTCTTTCCTCTGTGTAGAATCACATGGAAAAATGATAAGTGATGTCATCCGTGAAATCATGGAAGATCAGCAGCCTTCAGAAGAATTGATATGCCGCAAGTATTTTACTTTCTGGTCCGTTATTCACGGACTTATATCCATTAATCTTGTAAATCAGGGAAATGGTGATACCACAAATCAACAAGTATTACGCGATGCTATTTATGGTATTACCCGTTCGTTGAAAGATTAA
- a CDS encoding efflux RND transporter periplasmic adaptor subunit, translating into MKKSLFTNLLEIYRLSFNSVKPFNSVKIAFYLSGALLYSCSTGTGKPADATLPPAALPVMTIQMADETTYQEYPASIEALANVEIRPQIEGILDHIYVDEGQKVSKGQLLFKINDRPYQEQLNQAKANLQVAQASLENAELEVEKKNRLVNNKVLTDFQLQTAVSARNAAKASVQQAKSAIEAAKINVGYTLIRASSDGYIGRLQKKQGSLITPMDAQALTGLSDIRDLHVYFSLSENDFVQFKNNAKGKSIEEKIKNLPPVTLVLSDQQNYEHTGKIDMVDGQFDKNTGSITLRATFPNPDGLLRSGNTGRIRLSKSIDQALLVPTAATLEMQDKIFVYTVGKDNKVMQQPIQVLGKTGNNYLVKDGLKEGDRIVVKGIDMLQEGQVIAPQSEKADDNK; encoded by the coding sequence ATGAAAAAATCACTATTTACTAATCTTTTAGAGATCTATCGCTTATCATTTAACAGTGTTAAACCTTTTAATAGCGTTAAAATAGCTTTTTATCTTTCAGGAGCACTCCTGTATAGTTGCTCTACCGGAACGGGTAAACCAGCAGATGCAACTCTCCCTCCTGCCGCTTTACCCGTCATGACTATCCAGATGGCAGATGAAACTACCTATCAGGAATATCCGGCATCTATAGAAGCACTGGCCAATGTCGAAATACGTCCTCAGATCGAAGGTATACTGGATCATATCTATGTGGATGAGGGACAAAAAGTATCAAAAGGTCAATTGCTGTTTAAGATCAATGACCGACCTTATCAGGAGCAGCTGAATCAGGCAAAAGCCAATCTTCAGGTTGCTCAGGCTTCTCTGGAAAATGCGGAGCTGGAAGTGGAGAAAAAAAACCGTCTGGTTAACAACAAAGTATTGACAGACTTCCAGTTACAAACAGCTGTCAGTGCACGCAATGCAGCAAAAGCGAGTGTACAACAAGCTAAATCCGCAATAGAAGCAGCCAAAATAAACGTGGGCTACACACTTATCCGTGCATCTTCAGACGGATACATCGGACGCCTTCAAAAGAAACAGGGAAGCCTGATTACTCCTATGGATGCACAGGCTTTAACGGGATTGTCAGATATAAGAGATCTGCATGTATACTTTTCTCTTAGTGAAAATGATTTTGTTCAGTTCAAGAATAATGCAAAAGGAAAATCTATAGAAGAGAAAATAAAGAACCTCCCTCCTGTCACTCTGGTACTTTCTGATCAGCAAAATTACGAACATACCGGAAAAATAGATATGGTAGATGGTCAATTTGACAAAAATACAGGTTCGATTACCCTTCGTGCGACTTTCCCTAATCCGGACGGGTTGTTGAGAAGTGGTAATACAGGACGCATCAGACTGAGTAAATCAATCGATCAGGCGTTATTGGTGCCTACTGCGGCGACTCTGGAAATGCAGGATAAAATCTTTGTCTATACTGTCGGAAAAGACAACAAAGTAATGCAGCAACCTATTCAGGTATTGGGAAAAACCGGAAACAATTACCTGGTAAAAGATGGACTGAAAGAGGGTGACCGTATTGTAGTAAAAGGTATAGATATGCTGCAGGAGGGACAGGTGATTGCACCTCAGTCCGAAAAAGCTGATGACAATAAATAA
- a CDS encoding efflux RND transporter permease subunit, with protein MLKKFIERPVLATVISILLVILGVMGMLRLPLQQFPDIAPPAVQVMALYPGANAETVLRAVAPSLEESINGVENMSYMSSTASNDGSLMITVYFKLGTDPDQAAVNVQNRVAQATSQLPSEVIQAGITTAKQQNSLIMVLDLYTEDEGRYDQTFLNNYAQINIIPELKRISGVGQALIFGGSKDYSMRVWLDPKQMASYKLTPSEVMTAIQDKNVEAAPGKFGESSREAFEFVIKYKGKLNQPADYENIIIRSNADGSILRLKDVARVELGAYTYGSNTRINEKSGINIGIMQLAGSNANEIQIAIQQLMEKAEKDFPKGVKYLVLYNTKDALDQSISQVQHTLIEAFLLVFLVVFLFLQDFRSTLIPAIAVPVAIIGTFFFMQLFGFSINLLTLFALILAIGIVVDDAIVVVEAVHAKMEHTHLPPKLATTSAMSEITGAIISITLVMSAVFLPIGFMEGSTGVFYRQFAFTLAIAIVISAINALTLSPALCALFLKAPQHSEHPAPKVSFKEKFFAGFNVGFDRLTKNYVGSLRFLVKYKWVGLAGLAIVVLLTVQMVRKTPTGFIPSEDQGFIAISLSMPAGASLDRTNQALREAEKQLQHAPFTQTLNVLSGFNILTQSTSPSAGVAFILLKPHDQRGDIKDINAIMGDVNQKLAGIKGANFFVFTFPTVPGFSNVDGLDMVLQDRTGGELGKFSTIGQKFIGELMQRPEVMMAFTTFRADYPQYELEVDDVKAEQLSVSTRDILQTMQSYFGSAQASDFNRFGKYYRVMLQADKTERSEPSAMDGIYVKNKFGEMVPINTLVRLNRVYGPETASRYNLFNSIGINAIPNPGFSSGDAIRAVEEVAAQHLPSGFTYEFSGMTKEEITSGGQSTVIFILCLVFVYFLLAAQYESYIIPLAVILSIPTGIFGVFAAIGMTGISNNIYVQVALVMLIGLLAKNAILIVEFAIQRRRTGLSIAASAFEAAKLRLRPIIMTSLAFIVGMIPMMGATGPSAQGNHSISIAAAGGMFSGVVLGLFIIPVLFIIFQSLQEKVSKPDFKKKNGSAVTAVTGHELQMADPSQS; from the coding sequence ATGCTTAAAAAATTTATAGAAAGACCTGTACTGGCGACTGTAATCTCCATTCTGCTCGTGATCCTCGGCGTGATGGGAATGCTTCGCTTACCGCTTCAACAGTTTCCGGATATTGCTCCTCCGGCTGTACAGGTTATGGCGCTCTATCCGGGTGCTAATGCTGAGACTGTACTTCGTGCTGTAGCGCCTTCTCTTGAAGAATCCATCAACGGAGTTGAAAATATGAGCTATATGAGCTCCACGGCAAGTAATGACGGTTCACTGATGATCACAGTTTACTTTAAGTTAGGAACGGATCCTGACCAGGCAGCTGTGAATGTGCAGAACCGCGTGGCGCAGGCCACCAGCCAGTTACCTAGTGAAGTTATACAAGCCGGTATTACCACGGCTAAGCAACAGAACAGTCTGATTATGGTACTCGATCTTTATACAGAAGATGAAGGCCGTTATGATCAGACCTTTCTGAATAACTATGCCCAGATCAATATTATTCCCGAATTAAAGCGTATATCCGGTGTGGGACAGGCTTTAATCTTCGGTGGTAGTAAAGATTATTCTATGCGGGTGTGGCTGGATCCGAAACAAATGGCCAGTTATAAACTGACACCTTCGGAAGTCATGACTGCTATACAGGACAAAAACGTAGAAGCTGCTCCCGGTAAATTTGGGGAAAGTAGCCGGGAAGCATTTGAATTCGTAATCAAATACAAGGGTAAATTAAACCAACCTGCGGATTATGAGAATATTATTATCCGTTCCAATGCAGATGGTTCTATTCTGCGGCTCAAAGACGTAGCCCGTGTAGAATTAGGAGCATATACGTACGGAAGTAATACCCGTATTAATGAAAAATCGGGTATCAATATCGGAATTATGCAACTGGCAGGTTCTAATGCCAATGAGATTCAGATCGCTATACAGCAATTAATGGAAAAGGCTGAAAAAGACTTTCCAAAAGGTGTAAAATACTTAGTACTTTACAACACTAAAGATGCGTTGGATCAATCCATCAGTCAGGTACAGCATACTCTTATAGAGGCCTTTTTACTGGTTTTTCTGGTCGTATTCCTTTTTCTTCAGGACTTCAGATCTACCCTTATTCCGGCTATTGCCGTACCGGTAGCGATCATTGGGACATTCTTCTTTATGCAGCTCTTCGGTTTCTCGATCAATTTGCTTACCCTGTTTGCATTGATACTCGCTATCGGTATAGTAGTGGATGATGCTATAGTCGTGGTGGAAGCGGTGCATGCGAAGATGGAACATACCCACCTTCCGCCAAAACTGGCTACTACTTCGGCCATGAGTGAGATCACAGGGGCGATTATTTCTATTACGCTGGTCATGTCTGCCGTATTCCTTCCTATCGGTTTTATGGAAGGATCTACAGGTGTATTTTACAGACAATTTGCTTTTACACTGGCCATCGCTATTGTTATTTCAGCGATCAATGCGCTGACACTGAGCCCTGCATTGTGTGCATTATTTCTTAAAGCACCGCAGCACTCCGAACATCCGGCTCCCAAAGTATCCTTCAAAGAGAAATTCTTTGCCGGTTTCAACGTAGGATTTGATCGGTTGACAAAAAACTATGTGGGAAGTCTCCGTTTTCTGGTCAAATACAAATGGGTGGGTCTTGCAGGATTAGCCATTGTAGTCCTGCTGACTGTACAGATGGTACGCAAAACACCTACCGGATTTATTCCTTCAGAAGATCAGGGCTTTATTGCCATATCTCTTTCTATGCCTGCCGGAGCTTCATTAGACCGCACGAATCAGGCTTTAAGAGAAGCTGAAAAACAACTTCAACATGCGCCGTTTACACAGACCCTCAATGTGCTTTCCGGATTTAACATCCTGACACAATCGACAAGTCCTTCGGCCGGAGTTGCCTTTATTCTGCTCAAACCGCATGATCAACGGGGAGATATCAAAGATATCAATGCCATCATGGGTGATGTCAATCAAAAACTGGCCGGAATTAAAGGTGCCAATTTCTTCGTATTCACCTTTCCTACTGTTCCTGGATTCAGTAATGTAGACGGTCTGGATATGGTATTACAGGACCGTACCGGAGGTGAACTCGGGAAATTCAGTACTATAGGTCAGAAATTCATCGGAGAGCTGATGCAACGTCCGGAGGTAATGATGGCTTTTACCACATTCAGGGCAGACTATCCGCAATACGAACTGGAAGTCGATGATGTAAAAGCTGAACAGTTAAGTGTAAGCACAAGAGATATTCTGCAGACGATGCAGTCGTACTTTGGCAGTGCACAGGCATCAGATTTCAACAGGTTTGGTAAGTATTACCGTGTCATGCTGCAGGCAGATAAGACAGAACGATCTGAACCTTCGGCCATGGATGGTATTTATGTAAAAAACAAATTTGGAGAGATGGTTCCGATCAATACGCTGGTAAGACTCAACCGTGTATACGGACCGGAGACAGCATCCCGTTACAACCTGTTTAATTCAATCGGTATCAACGCGATTCCAAATCCGGGATTCAGTTCAGGAGATGCTATCCGTGCCGTGGAAGAAGTTGCCGCTCAGCACCTGCCGTCAGGATTTACCTATGAGTTCTCGGGTATGACCAAGGAAGAGATCACCTCCGGAGGTCAGTCTACAGTGATCTTTATTCTATGTCTGGTATTTGTATACTTTCTGCTGGCTGCTCAATACGAAAGCTATATTATTCCTTTGGCAGTAATCCTTTCTATCCCTACCGGAATATTCGGTGTATTCGCTGCTATCGGGATGACTGGTATTTCGAATAACATCTATGTACAGGTAGCCCTTGTGATGTTGATCGGTCTGCTGGCCAAGAATGCTATTCTGATAGTAGAATTTGCCATTCAAAGGCGCAGGACAGGACTCTCTATTGCGGCATCCGCTTTTGAAGCAGCGAAGCTTCGTCTGCGTCCTATTATCATGACCTCTTTAGCATTTATCGTAGGTATGATCCCGATGATGGGTGCTACAGGACCTTCAGCACAGGGAAATCATTCGATCAGTATTGCTGCTGCAGGAGGTATGTTTTCGGGAGTAGTTCTTGGATTATTTATCATACCTGTATTGTTTATTATTTTTCAGAGCCTGCAGGAAAAAGTATCAAAGCCTGATTTTAAAAAGAAAAACGGATCAGCAGTTACAGCTGTGACAGGACATGAGCTACAGATGGCTGATCCTTCTCAATCTTAA
- a CDS encoding efflux transporter outer membrane subunit: MNIKFYSVTIFLITLILSGCKTERLATHIPVTLPDNYRESGALKTDTNTIGSIPWREFFKDTMLQQLIDSAIRQNMDMQLAVKNIEASRLLLNQAKAGNLPTLQLRVNATSTNPSNNSMNGLSLNQFLGANHVEDYTAALSLSWEADIWGKIKNQKAAALASYLQTEEARKVVQTQLVSQVAQGYYQLLMLYQLQDIAKKNLRLSDSTLRIVQYQYEVGDISSLAVEQVAAQRLAAAALIPDFEQQVQIQENAISVLSGQLPHAIATTATLNTITLPEHLQVGIPAAMLSRRPDVKSAELAIAAAQANQQTAKASMYPSLVISADAGVNAFKSSNWFNLPASLFGVVAGSITQPILQRKQLRTQYEVSRVEQEKSVIRFKQSVITAVGEVSDAMISIRKLKEKEVIAADRTNRLRNAIGHADLLFETGMATYLEVITAQSNVLQSELELAQLKKAELAAIVDLYRALGGGWTAE, from the coding sequence ATGAACATTAAATTCTATAGCGTCACTATCTTTCTGATTACACTCATCCTGTCCGGATGTAAGACAGAGCGGTTAGCAACTCATATACCGGTCACCCTTCCCGATAATTATCGGGAAAGTGGTGCCCTTAAGACAGATACGAATACTATCGGCTCTATTCCCTGGCGGGAATTTTTCAAAGATACCATGCTGCAACAATTAATAGATTCGGCAATCCGGCAGAATATGGATATGCAACTTGCAGTAAAAAACATTGAAGCTTCGCGCCTGTTGTTAAATCAGGCTAAAGCAGGCAATCTGCCTACTCTTCAGCTGCGTGTCAATGCAACCAGTACAAATCCGTCCAACAACAGCATGAATGGGCTTAGCCTCAATCAGTTTCTGGGTGCGAATCATGTGGAAGATTATACAGCTGCCCTATCCCTCTCATGGGAAGCAGATATCTGGGGCAAGATCAAAAATCAAAAAGCCGCAGCACTGGCCTCCTACCTTCAAACCGAAGAAGCCCGGAAAGTAGTGCAGACACAACTTGTCTCTCAGGTTGCACAGGGATATTATCAGCTCTTGATGCTCTATCAGTTGCAGGATATTGCTAAAAAGAATCTGCGCCTGAGTGACAGTACGCTACGTATTGTGCAATATCAGTATGAAGTCGGTGATATCAGTTCTTTAGCAGTAGAACAGGTAGCGGCACAGCGCCTGGCTGCAGCAGCTCTTATTCCGGATTTTGAACAGCAGGTACAGATACAGGAAAATGCCATCAGTGTACTTAGTGGTCAGTTGCCACACGCTATTGCAACTACAGCAACATTGAATACCATTACACTCCCCGAACATCTGCAGGTCGGTATTCCTGCTGCTATGTTGAGCCGCAGACCCGATGTAAAAAGCGCAGAATTAGCGATAGCAGCAGCTCAGGCTAATCAGCAGACTGCAAAAGCAAGTATGTATCCCTCGCTGGTGATCAGTGCAGATGCCGGAGTAAATGCATTCAAATCCAGCAATTGGTTTAATCTGCCGGCTTCTCTTTTTGGAGTAGTGGCAGGCAGTATTACACAGCCCATATTGCAACGCAAACAATTACGTACACAATATGAAGTATCCCGCGTTGAACAGGAAAAAAGTGTGATCAGATTTAAGCAATCTGTTATTACGGCTGTAGGAGAAGTATCAGATGCCATGATCTCCATACGTAAGTTAAAAGAAAAAGAAGTAATTGCGGCCGATAGAACAAACAGATTAAGAAATGCCATTGGACATGCTGATCTTTTGTTTGAAACGGGTATGGCAACCTATCTGGAAGTCATTACTGCACAAAGTAATGTATTACAGAGTGAACTGGAACTTGCTCAGCTCAAAAAGGCTGAACTGGCAGCTATAGTCGATCTTTACAGAGCATTAGGTGGCGGATGGACTGCCGAATAG
- a CDS encoding helix-turn-helix transcriptional regulator, which yields MLIKSKIEELDEWLFIEEIPDLYIPDKPLVEKRVEIKRDPITMTNFQLSTSGLFILHTNMRFDQPVHIYTEVEGEVITSQFIFYKSIDSKSQYGMSRHNIRYIPTVKSSHEVKTGVDYSYFIAVISKEYYLNLIKRDSLLHRDFVKNIEKGHYTSFAEEDLMATYEMQHTIDELLTSKKTGEIRRLHTESRIVELLMYQFEQYNEQGTPNNDLFNEDDIYRLEMARQILEQRIANPPTQKELASEVMMSESKLRKDFKEYFSVTIHDYLTRVRMEKARILLLAKQMTVYEVALLTGFGHQNNFSSAFKKYYGISPGELKT from the coding sequence ATGTTGATCAAAAGTAAAATAGAAGAATTAGATGAATGGCTTTTTATAGAAGAAATTCCTGATCTGTATATTCCGGATAAGCCGTTGGTCGAAAAGCGGGTAGAAATCAAACGGGATCCGATTACGATGACCAATTTTCAGTTATCCACGAGCGGTCTCTTTATTTTGCACACCAATATGCGGTTTGATCAGCCGGTGCATATTTATACGGAGGTAGAAGGAGAGGTGATTACCAGTCAGTTTATTTTCTACAAATCTATTGACAGTAAATCGCAGTACGGTATGAGCAGACACAATATCCGTTATATCCCTACAGTCAAGTCCAGTCATGAGGTAAAGACAGGAGTGGATTACAGTTACTTTATTGCGGTGATATCTAAAGAATATTATCTCAATCTGATAAAACGGGATTCTTTACTTCACAGAGACTTTGTCAAGAATATAGAAAAGGGACATTATACTTCTTTTGCGGAGGAAGATCTGATGGCTACTTATGAGATGCAGCATACTATTGATGAACTTCTCACATCCAAAAAGACGGGAGAGATCCGGAGACTGCATACCGAATCCCGGATTGTGGAATTGCTGATGTATCAGTTTGAACAATACAATGAGCAGGGAACGCCGAATAATGACCTCTTTAATGAAGATGATATATATCGTTTGGAAATGGCTCGCCAGATACTGGAACAACGTATCGCAAATCCACCAACGCAAAAGGAGCTGGCTTCTGAAGTAATGATGAGTGAAAGTAAACTGCGTAAGGATTTTAAAGAATATTTTTCGGTCACCATACACGACTATCTCACACGTGTACGTATGGAAAAAGCGAGGATTTTACTGCTTGCCAAACAAATGACTGTATATGAAGTTGCACTGCTTACAGGATTTGGTCATCAGAATAATTTCAGCAGTGCATTTAAAAAGTACTATGGGATATCTCCGGGAGAGTTAAAAACATAA
- a CDS encoding transcriptional repressor, with protein sequence MSNLSSSTPVKVQQMLESYYAEQQLQHSKKRQYILENILLHRDWIDAVDLWISLQRHVSISCIYQTLKLLVKAGIVEQRTGEDRKTHYRPLLQMSRQA encoded by the coding sequence ATGAGCAATCTATCATCTTCCACTCCGGTAAAAGTACAGCAAATGTTGGAATCCTATTATGCAGAACAGCAGCTGCAACACTCGAAGAAAAGACAGTATATTTTGGAAAATATCTTGTTACATCGTGACTGGATTGATGCTGTAGATCTGTGGATCAGCCTGCAACGCCATGTCAGTATCAGCTGTATATACCAGACCCTAAAATTATTAGTAAAAGCGGGTATTGTAGAGCAACGCACAGGAGAAGATCGTAAGACACATTACCGGCCTTTGTTACAGATGAGCAGACAGGCATAA
- a CDS encoding heme ABC transporter ATP-binding protein, with product MLRVEKLTYEIKGRKLLKDVSFQLREGEVLALLGANGAGKSTLMRLLSGDLEATEGSIHLYGKPLSSYHVTELAKRRAMLSQQNAMSMAFKVKDIVIMGRYPHFKSSPAAHDLDIVNEVMKICGVELFADRSYLNLSGGEQQRVQLARVLAQLWDNPDSLLLLDEPVSALDLRYQQQVLAIAKALSRKGFMVVVVLHDVNLASIYADRIIMLKNGRKWFDGTAIEVLDKQSLYTVFSVEADVHIHPKTLKPLIRMEEIEMDAAHFNSKLPARKTEGDLRERYLQLHDLHPNASLSVLAKQLEISEIDLLFIAYPNQVAVLNKEYAGLLKGLVGLGIINSSVRTEIVQMDIRCILEEPELEEGYFIFRDNTSEIQIELAKCKTVLAVAHQWEKSLRFYDESGHLVFMVTLGDGSDFQHAFMHLLGSYKAAQQTLTAAEKSCERLLNKQETVSYDSITKKDFAFFKRILARSAAEQLPVSFFIRNNGCRQQYSGCIQNLVDQGGRYMILDKKLVLTIDNIQSSHIWISKVADDAGLISMDICDSNQHIMISVQVDKSVIPADNSPEWSSLLNT from the coding sequence ATGTTGCGTGTCGAAAAACTTACTTATGAAATAAAAGGTAGAAAACTGCTCAAAGACGTCTCCTTTCAATTGAGAGAAGGTGAAGTCTTAGCGTTGCTTGGAGCTAACGGGGCCGGCAAATCTACATTAATGCGTCTGCTTAGTGGCGATCTGGAAGCTACAGAGGGCAGTATACATCTGTATGGTAAGCCCTTGAGTAGTTACCATGTGACAGAACTGGCTAAACGAAGAGCGATGCTTTCTCAGCAAAATGCCATGAGTATGGCATTTAAGGTGAAAGATATTGTGATCATGGGAAGATACCCGCATTTTAAATCCAGTCCTGCTGCACATGATCTGGATATTGTGAATGAAGTCATGAAGATTTGTGGAGTAGAACTGTTTGCCGATCGTTCTTACCTGAATCTTTCCGGAGGGGAGCAACAGCGTGTACAACTGGCTCGTGTACTGGCTCAGCTTTGGGATAATCCGGATAGTCTTTTACTATTGGACGAACCTGTTTCTGCATTAGATCTGCGTTATCAGCAGCAGGTGCTGGCCATTGCAAAGGCTTTGTCAAGAAAGGGATTTATGGTAGTGGTGGTACTTCACGATGTGAATCTGGCCAGTATATATGCCGATCGTATTATTATGCTCAAAAACGGTAGAAAATGGTTTGATGGTACAGCAATAGAGGTACTGGATAAGCAAAGTTTGTATACGGTATTTTCGGTAGAAGCAGATGTACACATACATCCCAAAACCCTGAAACCGTTGATAAGAATGGAAGAAATCGAAATGGATGCTGCTCATTTCAATAGTAAACTGCCGGCGCGCAAGACGGAAGGAGATTTGAGAGAACGTTATTTGCAGCTTCATGACCTGCATCCCAATGCTTCTCTATCAGTGCTGGCTAAACAACTCGAAATTTCTGAAATCGATTTGCTCTTTATCGCATACCCCAATCAGGTAGCTGTTCTAAACAAAGAGTATGCAGGATTACTCAAAGGTTTGGTCGGATTGGGTATTATCAATTCATCCGTACGAACTGAGATTGTACAGATGGACATTCGTTGTATACTGGAGGAACCGGAACTGGAGGAAGGATATTTTATATTTAGGGATAATACGTCTGAGATACAGATCGAACTGGCAAAATGCAAAACGGTTCTTGCTGTAGCGCATCAATGGGAGAAAAGCCTCAGATTTTATGATGAAAGCGGCCATTTGGTCTTTATGGTGACATTGGGAGATGGTTCGGACTTTCAGCATGCATTTATGCACTTGCTGGGTTCTTATAAGGCTGCCCAACAGACACTCACAGCTGCAGAGAAATCGTGTGAGCGACTGTTGAATAAACAGGAGACCGTTTCGTATGATAGTATCACTAAAAAGGATTTTGCTTTCTTCAAAAGGATACTGGCCAGATCTGCCGCAGAACAGTTACCGGTTTCATTTTTCATCCGCAATAACGGCTGTCGTCAACAGTACAGCGGCTGTATTCAAAATCTGGTAGATCAGGGAGGACGATATATGATACTGGATAAAAAACTTGTTCTCACCATAGACAACATACAGTCATCCCATATATGGATAAGTAAAGTTGCAGATGATGCGGGACTGATTTCCATGGACATATGTGACAGCAATCAGCATATTATGATTTCCGTGCAGGTAGATAAAAGTGTAATTCCGGCAGATAATTCGCCGGAATGGTCTTCTTTATTAAATACTTGA